A genome region from Brassica oleracea var. oleracea cultivar TO1000 chromosome C2, BOL, whole genome shotgun sequence includes the following:
- the LOC106325002 gene encoding uncharacterized protein LOC106325002 isoform X1, with product MRPELPGFYFDEEKKKYFAIKGPIPGSKPSSSSSSSRTKQKPDPKPLKEPNYQKRNKLKALKLLCSRELSGSVVLVNKKKSNFKEEIEKTQASNPLVWRYDSTENIGDAALKEFQVDIQTSQGLTTKNILVAGSTGGCLSILRVSKAGQVPPFDESETQALYGGTECDPVSVLPYKENKREAPRLIWRPARSHLHARSSISSIQLIGSYNPSENSHHVKRALITTLGSSGRGSVFILSLAEEPYIVTPRSLRGNVSSECTIWTSDCSVSGTLAAIGTNLGGALVDLETGAGSYFLRSESDVLALQFHQSKGNIVQCGLRNGAIVSVDVRERPSRLTRHQIRSQSTSGTSQATSIKKEWFKLRGNINPSHVLYMPSSLTCMKTLKTYDQYLMASSMDGTIKLYDQRMVKRGVAVQTYEGHVNSHTRIEFGIDPSERFLMSGGEDCYTRIWSIKSGQLLSENKFSNSVPSVVCWSAAEVGFSGQSEWKDSIVHGAWLGSREAIFNMF from the exons ATGAGACCAG AGCTTCCTGGATTCTATTTCGACGAGGAAAAGAAGAAATATTTCGCCATTAAAGGTCCAATCCCAGGCTCAAAACCTTCTTCTTCTTCGTCTTCTTCAAGAACGAAACAAAAGCCAGACCCAAAGCCTCTCAAG GAACCTAATTATCAAAAGAGAAACAAACTAAAAGCACTGAAGCTACTTTGTTCCCGAGAGCTAAGTGGAAGTGTTGTTCTTGTCAACAAGAAGAAGTCTAACTTCAAGGAGGAGATTGAAAAGACACAAGCCTCTAATCCTCTG GTGTGGAGATATGATTCCACTGAAAACATAGGTGATGCTGCTCTGAAAGAGTTTCAGGTTGATATACAAACATCTCAAGGCCTGACCACAAAGAACATCCTAGTAGCTGGCAGTACTGGAGGCTGCTTGAG CATACTGAGAGTTTCCAAAGCTGGACAAGTACCACCCTTTGATGAGTCTGAAACTCAAGCTTTATATGGTGGAACCGAGTGTGATCCAGTTTCTGTTCTTCCTTACAAAGAAAACAAAAGGGAAGCACCTAGGCTTATATGGAGACCAGCACGCTCTCATCTACATGCCCGTTCCAGCATATCTTCTATTCAGTTAATCGGAAGCTATAATCCATCTGAGAACTCCCACCACGTCAAGCGAGCATT GATCACTACACTTGGATCATCTGGTCGAGGGTCGGTTTTCATCTTAAGCCTTGCCGAGGAGCCTTACATTGTCACTCCGAGAAGCCTCCGAGGGAATGTTTCTTCCGAGTGTACTATTTGGACATCTGATTGCAGTGTGAGTGGGACTCTTGCAGCTATTGGCACCAACCTAGGGGGCGCTTTGGTTGATTTGGAGACAGGAGCTGGTTCTTACTTTCTCAGAAGCGAAAGCGATGTTTTGGCGCTGCAGTTTCATCAATCG AAGGGGAACATTGTTCAATGCGGGCTCAGGAATGGAGCTATTGTGTCGGTTGATGTGCGTGAGAGACCAAGCAGGCTCACTAGACACCAAATACGGTCTCAATCAACGAGTGGGACCAGTCAAGCTACTAGTATAAAAAAAGAATGGTTTAAG CTCAGAGGAAACATTAATCCATCTCATGTGTTATATATGCCTTCATCTCTTACATG CATGAAGACACTGAAAACTTATGATCAGTACTTAATGGCAAGCTCAATGGATGGAACG ATAAAGCTATATGATCAACGCATGGTTAAGAGAGGGGTGGCTGTACAGACATATGAAGGACATGTAAATTCTCATACTCGCATTGAGTTTGGCATCGACCCATCAGAGAGATTCCTCATGTCAG GAGGAGAGGACTGCTACACTCGCATTTGGAGTATAAAGTCTGGTCAACTTCTGTCTGAAAATAAATTCTCCAACAGTGTACCTTCAGTTGTGTGTTGGTCTGCTGCTGAAG TTGGATTTTCAGGGCAAAGTGAGTGGAAAGATAGCATTGTTCATGGGGCATGGCTTGGATCGCGTGAAGCAATATTCAACATGTTTTAA
- the LOC106326188 gene encoding AP2-like ethylene-responsive transcription factor BBM2: MKSMNNNWLGFSLSPYDQNIHRTGVVDSSTATTAVDVTGEYCYDMTAASAESSAVQTSFPSPFGVVLDAFTRDNNSHSRDWDINGGACNNIHSNDQNEPKLENFFGRTTTIYNNRENGGDGNGGCGEGDGSGGSLGLSMIKTWLRNQPVSNVDHQDNNGNAARGLSLSMNSSTTCDSNNYNNSNVVVQEKTNVDSVDATPKKTIESFGQRTSIYRGVTRHRWTGRYEAHLWDNSCKREGQARKGRQVYLGGYDREEKAARAYDLAALKYWGTTTTTNFPISEYEKEVEDMNHMTRQEYVASLRRKSSGFSRGASIYRGVTRHHQHGRWQARIGRVAGNKDLYLGTFGTQEEAAEAYDIAAIKFRGLTAVTNFEMSRYNVKAILDSPSLPIGSSAKRLKEVNHLVPSMMINNVSESENDASGWQNAAVQHHHGIDLSLLQQHQERYNNYYHGVTARAYFKEEEDQHHFLSNSNSQSLMANIDQHSSASGDMVTVYGNVDGYGSHQALAIPVGTSLNCDALAAAEIAYDARNHYYFAQQQQGGGGFPVGISNNVGSNMYFNGEGGGEGAFTVWNNT, from the exons ATGAAATCGATGAATAATAACTGGCTAGGTTTTTCTCTCTCTCCTTATGACCAAAATATACATCGTACAGGCGTCGTCGACTCTTCCACCGCCACAACAGCCGTAGATGTCACGGGGGAGTACTGTTACGATATGACTGCTGCCTCTGCTGAGTCTTCAGCCGTTCAAACATCGTTTCCTTCTCCCTTTGGTGTCGTCCTCGATGCCTTCACCAGAGACAACAATAGTCATTCCCGAG ATTGGGACATCAATGGTGGTGCATGCAATAACATCCACAGTAATGACCAAAATGAACCAAAACTTGAGAATTTCTTCGGCCGCACCACCACGATTTACAACAACCGCGAAAATGGTGGAGATGGAAATGGTGGTTGTGGAGAAGGAGACGGTTCTGGTGGCTCACTAGGCCTTTCGATGATTAAGACATGGCTGAGGAATCAGCCGGTGTCTAATGTGGATCATCAAGACAATAATGGGAATGCCGCAAGAGGCTTGTCCCTCTCTATGAACTCATCTACTACTTGCGATAGCAACAACTACAACAATAGTAATGTTGTTGTTCAAGAGAAGACCAATGTTGATAGCGTTGATGCTACACCTAAGAAAACTATTGAGAGTTTTGGACAAAGGACGTCTATATATCGCGGTGTTACAAG GCATCGGTGGACAGGAAGATATGAGGCACATTTATGGGATAATAGTTGCAAAAGAGAAGGCCAAGCTCGCAAAGGAAGACAAG TTTATTTGG GAGGTTATGACAGAGAAGAAAAAGCAGCTAGGGCGTATGATTTAGCCGCACTCAAGTATTGGGGAACTACCACTACTACTAATTTCCCT ATAAGTGAATATGAGAAAGAGGTAGAAGATATGAACCACATGACGCGGCAAGAGTATGTTGCCTCTCTGCGCAG GAAAAGTAGTGGTTTCTCTCGTGGAGCATCGATTTATCGAGGAGTAACAAG GCATCACCAACATGGAAGATGGCAAGCTAGGATCGGAAGAGTCGCCGGTAACAAAGACCTCTACTTGGGAACTTTTG GCACACAAGAAGAGGCTGCAGAGGCATACGACATTGCTGCCATCAAATTTAGAGGATTAACCGCAGTGACTAACTTCGAAATGAGCAGATACAACGTTAAAGCAATCCTCGACAGCCCGAGTCTTCCTATTGGTAGCTCTGCGAAACGTCTCAAGGAAGTTAACCATCTGGTTCCTAGTATGATGATCAATAACGTTTCAGAGAGTGAAAACGATGCTAGCGGTTGGCAAAACGCTGCGGTTCAGCATCATCATGGAATAGATTTGAGCTTATTACAGCAACATCAAGAGAGGTACAATAATTATTACCATGGAGTGACTGCTCGGGCTTATTTTAAAGAAGAGGAAGATCAGCACCATTTCCTGAGCAACTCCAACTCCCAGAGCCTCATGGCTAATATCGATCAGCATAGTTCTGCTTCGGGTGATATGGTTACTGTTTATGGAAATGTCGATGGTTATGGTAGTCATCAAGCACTTGCAATCCCGGTTGGAACATCTCTTAACTGCGATGCTTTGGCCGCTGCTGAGATTGCTTACGACGCAAGAAACCATTATTATTTTGCTCAGCAACAGCAAGGAGGAGGAGGTTTTCCTGTGGGAATTTCGAATAATGTTGGCTCTAATATGTACTTTAATGGGGAAGGTGGTGGAGAAGGGGCGTTTACAGTTTGGAACAACACTTAG
- the LOC106322579 gene encoding ADP,ATP carrier protein ER-ANT1-like — MTSIRKPEKFSTDFAMGGAAAIVAKSAAAPIERVKLLLQNQGEMIKTGHLTTPYSGLSNCFLRIFKEEGALSFWRGNQANVIRYFPTQASNFAFKGYFKSLLGFSKERDGYFKWFAGNVASGSAAGATTSLFLYHLDYARTRLGTDAKESSVNGKRQFKGMVDVYRKTLSSDGVKGLYRGFGVSIVGITLYRGMYFGMYDTIKPIVLVGSLEGNFFASFLLGWSITTSAGVIAYPFDTLRRRMMLTSGQPVKYRNAVHALREIMKTEGFYALYRGVTANMLLGVAGAGVLAGYDQLHRIAYKHWVVQ; from the exons ATGACTTCGATCAGAAAACCCGAGAAATTCTCAACGGACTTCGCCATGGGAGGCGCAGCAGCCATCGTCGCCAAATCCGCAGCCGCCCCAATCGAAAGAGTAAAACTTTTACTCCAAAACCAAGGAGAGATGATCAAAACAGGACACCTCACCACACCTTACTCCGGCCTCTCCAACTGCTTCCTCAGAATCTTTAAAGAAGAAGGTGCCCTCTCCTTCTGGAGAGGAAACCAAGCCAACGTCATCCGCTACTTCCCTACACAG GCATCCAACTTTGCGTTTAAAGGTTACTTCAAGTCCCTCCTCGGATTCTCCAAGGAGAGAGACGGTTACTTCAAGTGGTTCGCTGGGAATGTAGCCTCTGGAAGCGCTGCTGGTGCCACGACTTCGTTGTTTTTATACCATTTGGACTACGCAAGGACTCGTTTGGGCACTGATGCGAAGGAGAGCTCGGTGAATGGGAAGAGACAGTTTAAAGGGATGGTTGATGTGTACCGTAAGACTCTGTCTAGCGACGGTGTTAAAGGGCTTTACCGTGGCTTTGGGGTTTCGATAGTGGGGATCACTCTTTACCGGGGTATGTATTTTGGGATGTATGATACCATCAAACCCATTGTGCTCGTCGGTTCCTTGGAG GGAAACTTTTTCGCTAGCTTTCTGTTGGGTTGGAGCATTACTACCTCTGCAGGGGTCATTGCTTACCCTTTTGATACGCTTAGGAGGAGGATGATGCTTACGTCAGGGCAGCCTGTGAAGTACAGGAACGCTGTTCATGCGTTGAGGGAGATAATGAAAACGGAAGGGTTCTATGCGCTGTATAGAGGAGTTACTGCGAACATGCTTCTTGGAGTAGCGGGAGCTGGAGTGCTTGCTGGGTATGATCAGCTTCACCGGATTGCTTATAAGCATTGGGTTGTTCAGTAA
- the LOC106325002 gene encoding uncharacterized protein LOC106325002 isoform X2, whose protein sequence is MRPELPGFYFDEEKKKYFAIKGPIPGSKPSSSSSSSRTKQKPDPKPLKEPNYQKRNKLKALKLLCSRELSGSVVLVNKKKSNFKEEIEKTQASNPLVWRYDSTENIGDAALKEFQVDIQTSQGLTTKNILVAGSTGGCLSILRVSKAGQVPPFDESETQALYGGTECDPVSVLPYKENKREAPRLIWRPARSHLHARSSISSIQLIGSYNPSENSHHVKRALITTLGSSGRGSVFILSLAEEPYIVTPRSLRGNVSSECTIWTSDCSVSGTLAAIGTNLGGALVDLETGAGSYFLRSESDVLALQFHQSKGNIVQCGLRNGAIVSVDVRERPSRLTRHQIRSQSTSGTSQATSIKKEWFKLRGNINPSHVLYMPSSLTCMKTLKTYDQYLMASSMDGTIKLYDQRMVKRGVAVQTYEGHVNSHTRIEFGIDPSERFLMSGGEDCYTRIWSIKSGQLLSENKFSNSVPSVVCWSAAEGQSEWKDSIVHGAWLGSREAIFNMF, encoded by the exons ATGAGACCAG AGCTTCCTGGATTCTATTTCGACGAGGAAAAGAAGAAATATTTCGCCATTAAAGGTCCAATCCCAGGCTCAAAACCTTCTTCTTCTTCGTCTTCTTCAAGAACGAAACAAAAGCCAGACCCAAAGCCTCTCAAG GAACCTAATTATCAAAAGAGAAACAAACTAAAAGCACTGAAGCTACTTTGTTCCCGAGAGCTAAGTGGAAGTGTTGTTCTTGTCAACAAGAAGAAGTCTAACTTCAAGGAGGAGATTGAAAAGACACAAGCCTCTAATCCTCTG GTGTGGAGATATGATTCCACTGAAAACATAGGTGATGCTGCTCTGAAAGAGTTTCAGGTTGATATACAAACATCTCAAGGCCTGACCACAAAGAACATCCTAGTAGCTGGCAGTACTGGAGGCTGCTTGAG CATACTGAGAGTTTCCAAAGCTGGACAAGTACCACCCTTTGATGAGTCTGAAACTCAAGCTTTATATGGTGGAACCGAGTGTGATCCAGTTTCTGTTCTTCCTTACAAAGAAAACAAAAGGGAAGCACCTAGGCTTATATGGAGACCAGCACGCTCTCATCTACATGCCCGTTCCAGCATATCTTCTATTCAGTTAATCGGAAGCTATAATCCATCTGAGAACTCCCACCACGTCAAGCGAGCATT GATCACTACACTTGGATCATCTGGTCGAGGGTCGGTTTTCATCTTAAGCCTTGCCGAGGAGCCTTACATTGTCACTCCGAGAAGCCTCCGAGGGAATGTTTCTTCCGAGTGTACTATTTGGACATCTGATTGCAGTGTGAGTGGGACTCTTGCAGCTATTGGCACCAACCTAGGGGGCGCTTTGGTTGATTTGGAGACAGGAGCTGGTTCTTACTTTCTCAGAAGCGAAAGCGATGTTTTGGCGCTGCAGTTTCATCAATCG AAGGGGAACATTGTTCAATGCGGGCTCAGGAATGGAGCTATTGTGTCGGTTGATGTGCGTGAGAGACCAAGCAGGCTCACTAGACACCAAATACGGTCTCAATCAACGAGTGGGACCAGTCAAGCTACTAGTATAAAAAAAGAATGGTTTAAG CTCAGAGGAAACATTAATCCATCTCATGTGTTATATATGCCTTCATCTCTTACATG CATGAAGACACTGAAAACTTATGATCAGTACTTAATGGCAAGCTCAATGGATGGAACG ATAAAGCTATATGATCAACGCATGGTTAAGAGAGGGGTGGCTGTACAGACATATGAAGGACATGTAAATTCTCATACTCGCATTGAGTTTGGCATCGACCCATCAGAGAGATTCCTCATGTCAG GAGGAGAGGACTGCTACACTCGCATTTGGAGTATAAAGTCTGGTCAACTTCTGTCTGAAAATAAATTCTCCAACAGTGTACCTTCAGTTGTGTGTTGGTCTGCTGCTGAAG GGCAAAGTGAGTGGAAAGATAGCATTGTTCATGGGGCATGGCTTGGATCGCGTGAAGCAATATTCAACATGTTTTAA
- the LOC106323207 gene encoding gamma-tubulin complex component 2-like encodes MKKRSSGINEASLVPYHSSLEPAVPYWPLPPGNEASSKLADLKLFPSDSFRSSGVELAICCYDTQELIFLDDLLSALVGVEGRYISIKRFPGKDDSIALQVDPSMDLALQASGTQHSSSSFLSLGKYPYVLTSQEKSREVLPYIMLYLYMCLLP; translated from the exons ATGAAGAAGCGAAGCAGTGGAATCAATGAGGCCAGTCTCGTGCCCTACCACTCCTCGTTGGAACCAGCCGTTCCTTACTGGCCGCTTCCACCAG GAAACGAGGCAAGCTCCAAACTTGCTGATTTGAAGCTGTTTCCTTCAGATTCGTTTAG AAGTTCTGGAGTAGAGTTGGCAATCTGCTGCTATGACACACAG GAACTAATTTTCCTTGATGATCTCTTGTCTGCGTTGGTTGGAGTTGAAGGGAGGTATATTTCAATTAAAAGATTCCCTGGGAAGGACGATAGTATAGCTCTCCAAGTTGATCCATCAATGGATTTGGCATTACAGGCAAGTGGTACTCAACACAGTTCATCGTCGTTCTTATCCCTTGGGAAATATCCATATGTGCTTACTTCCCAAGAAAAATCAAGAGAAGTACTGCCCTATATCATGTTGTATTTATATATGTGCTTACTTCCCTAG